Part of the Oncorhynchus mykiss isolate Arlee chromosome 26, USDA_OmykA_1.1, whole genome shotgun sequence genome is shown below.
TAACTCAGTCAGAGAGTTCTGATAACTCAGTCAGAGAGTTACGATAACTCAGTCATCATTTAAACCAAGATAAAAAAACATGCGAGGCAGCAAAGCGGTGCCATGAAGTGACATCattatcgtcatcatcatcatcatcatcacaacatGCTAAGCTAACCTGCCACAGACTGACTGTAAACAAAGTGACGAATACTGTGTCTCAAAtggatccctatgggccctggtcacaagtagtgcactatatatggggttccatttgggacacgtataaaaagtttttttttgccCTGTCTGTCCATTGGCATGGTTGAAGCCATCCGCAAACAGATCTAATGCCACAAGTCTTCACTTAAGCTATTTACAGCAATCAGATCCGTTGTCAAAACTCCACCTATCGACAGGGACCAAGGGAGCATACATTCTATCTAGTACACTGTGCTTAAATACATCCACGTGTTTGGAGAAACCTACCGTTGTCAAACCTGACATTAtactgaagagagagggagggagcgaggctAACTGATGGGAGGAGGGGTCGTAGACAGATACACATCAGAGCATTCTCAGTGTGCTTTAAATACATACACATTAGTAGGAAATATGATACAATATTtgaagacaacaaaaaaaacattaataaaaaaacacaggtaaaaaataataattgaggAACACACAAAATGGAAAAGTCATAAATTGAAGAAAATGAAGAAGATAAAAAAAATCAGATGAATATATTAAGACATGTCAGCGCATCAACAGTATTACATCTAAGTGAGAAATATAAATGACTTCCTGTCTGAAAAGGCTCCGCTGGGGAACACGACTCCAGACACTGACTAGGCTTCTCAGATCATGAtcagtagggagggagaggaggagggagggagggaaaggaggagagagggaggaagagggagttgaggagggagggagggagggaggggaggagagagggaggggggaggagagagggagggagggaggagaggaggagggacggagggaggggaggagagagggagggagggagggagaggaggagagagggagggagtggggagaggagaggttgtggaggagggagggagaggaggagagagggagtggggagagagaggagagaatggaggaggggACTACTCCTATGAGACTGCGTAAGTGAGTGCATCTGGTTAACCTCACCCTGAGAGCCGGGTGGGCCAAACTCACACATCTGAGAGACCATTTAATTGGTTCTAAAGTGGAATCTCCACCCGGGGCACCGGGCGAGCTAAAACAAGATGGGTGTATATGAGGGGTAGAGGTGGGGTACAGGGTATATGAGGGGTTagggggtagaggtgggggtaCAGGGTATATGAGGGGTTagggggtagaggtgggggtaCAGGGTATATGAGGGGTTAGAGGTGGGGTACAGGGTATATGAGGGGTTagggggtagaggtgggggtaCAGGGCATATgagggggtggaggtgggggtacagGGTATATAagggggtagaggtgggggtaCAGGGTATATAAgggagtagaggtgggggtaCAGGGTATATGAGGGGGTACAGGTGGGGGTACAGGGTATATGagggggtagaggtgggggtaCAGGGTATATAAGggggtagaggtgtagtggtaacATGAGCGGGGCTAGATGTTCTGACAGCACTGCATCTTTGGTTTGTTCTCAGTGGGCTGCACCTGGATGTTGACCACATTGTTGCTAGGAGACATGTCGCTCTCCTGACGCTCTGACATCTGCTTCTGAGAGACGATTCGATAGATTtctgatggaggagagaagagagggagagatgattaGGTCATATCCAGTCTGTCCAGCCAAGATAGCAGATCACATCAACAggtgtgaccacacacacacacacacacacacacacacacacacacacacacacctgtcagaaTGGTCTGGAAAGCCGTTTCAACGTTGGTGGAATCCAGGGCTGACGTCTCAAGGAAAGACAAACCGTTTTTCTCTGAAGGGAAACAAACAACGTCAGAAAATAAGTTAGAGACTGTACCCGTTCTGAAACATTCCACAGGAATGAATGCAAGCATAAAAAGTGAcattaaaacatacattttttgtgAGACTGCAGCATCATCAATGAAACcagcatcaacaacaaaaaacagaaatgtaTGTAGCTTTTTCAGTGTCTGAGACTTGTTGAGAAACGACGAGGCATCTCTAACCTGCGAAGGCCCGAGCCTCGTCGGTGGGCACGGCCCGGAGGTGACGCAGGTCACTCTTGTTGCCAACCAGCATGATGACGATGTTGGTGTCTGCATGGTCTCTCAGCTCTTTCAGCCACCGTTCCACATTTTCATAGGTCAGGTGCTTGGCGATGTCATAGACCAGCAGGGCCCCCACCGCGCCTCTGTAGTACCTGCAACATGACATCATCAACAGTGGACAAAGAGGTCAATTTTATCAATAAAAGCCAGCGTACCATTATAGCCCTTTTAGAAACAGGGCACAAAGAGCTTGGAAAGACGACCATTAGGTCTACTCTATTCAGAGTTCTGACGTAAAACAccttctatcctccctctccatttctccagGAAGCGCAGTTTGTCCATGAAATCTCCTTCATTATGATCCAAAAGGCTAAACTCTCTCCTGTTCTGAGACGCTCGATACCTTACGTCCCCGACTGTGTTCATACT
Proteins encoded:
- the LOC110516490 gene encoding ras-related protein Rab-11A, which codes for MGTRDDEYDYLFKVVLIGDSGVGKSNLLSRFTRNEFNLESKSTIGVEFATRSIQVDGKTVKAQIWDTAGQERYRAITSAYYRGAVGALLVYDIAKHLTYENVERWLKELRDHADTNIVIMLVGNKSDLRHLRAVPTDEARAFAEKNGLSFLETSALDSTNVETAFQTILTEIYRIVSQKQMSERQESDMSPSNNVVNIQVQPTENKPKMQCCQNI